From Corvus cornix cornix isolate S_Up_H32 chromosome 17, ASM73873v5, whole genome shotgun sequence, the proteins below share one genomic window:
- the TOR4A gene encoding torsin-4A, translated as MEEELPCSEVDGKSVLRDLGVEMPCVESNPVGGTSGTEKDPGEVPCAETSTEEEAPCDPGIVFTEGSVEGETLGTVRDGKGAIPGTGSDGEGEIPGTGSDGEEEIPVTDSDGEGEMPCDTKEEASCSESDVEEVPDAVIPAASKKITSISSPLRAIVRLRRRYQGLKKSRLHLELPREKSAEFVHTRLLQRQLSLNRTSLYSPSMSFFNQSGFESSQYFTFDTSVEHYSVKKCRRKKSRRKSRMVLYPDKTKKYLPAEEKSKAKRCLLLLIAIIFFQILNAIENLDDNLQKYDLDGLEKTMHREVFGQRVAVESIAELLKDYLATHIHNKPLVISLNGPTGVGKSHVGWVLAKHFRSVMDNDFVLQYFVMHHCPSGVAPLTCEIDLSKKISDMVTRAEIEEKTPVFILDEVELMSPVLLDTLSRFFEPNQTNEFLNAIYILISNLGGAEITKFVIQNASTELLQQQRGAEELLSIIQPVLISVHPLWKAADIIPFVLLEKSHVINCFLEQMRREGLYPDQKHIENLANQLSYYTTGDKQYSRMGCKQVVAKVNLL; from the coding sequence ATGGAGGaagagctgccctgctctgaggTGGATGGAAAAAGCGTCCTCAGGGATCTGGGAGTGGAGATGCCCTGCGTGGAGAGCAATCCCGTAGGAGGCACATCTGGAACAGAGAAGGACCCAGGAGAGGTGCCCTGTGCTGAGACCAGCACAGAAGAAGAGGCTCCTTGTGACCCAGGAATTGTCTTCACTGAGGGCAGCGTGGAAGGAGAGACGCTGGGCACTGTCAGAGATGGGAAAGGGGCGATTCCTGGAACTGGCAGTGATGGGGAAGGGGAAATTCCTGGCACTGGCAGTGACGGGGAAGAGGAGATTCCCGTCACTGACAGCgatggggaaggggaaatgCCCTGTGACACAAAAGAAGAGGCGTCTTGCTCTGAGAGTGACGTGGAGGAAGTGCCAGATGCTGTAATCCCTGCTGCTTCCAAGAAAATAACTTCTATTTCCTCTCCCCTGCGGGCCATCGTCCGCCTGCGCCGGCGCTACCAGGGGCTGAAGAAAAGCCGCCTGCATTTAGAGCTCCCTCGGGAAAAGTCTGCGGAGTTTGTccacaccaggctgctccaaaggCAGCTGTCCCTGAACAGAACTTCCCTGTACAGCCCTTCCATGTCCTTCTTTAATCAGTCTGGCTTTGAGAGCTCCCAGTACTTCACCTTCGACACGTCTGTGGAACATTACTCCGTGAAAAAGTGCAGGCGGAAAAAGAGCCGGAGGAAATCCAGGATGGTCCTCTACCCggataaaacaaaaaaatacctcccagcagaggagaaaagcaaagcaaagcgCTGCCTCCTCTTGCTCATTGCCATTATCTTCTTCCAGATTCTCAATGCCATAGAGAACCTGGATGATAACCTCCAAAAGTACGACCTCGATGGTTTGGAGAAAACCATGCACCGGGAAGTATTTGGGCAGAGGGTTGCTGTGGAAAGCATTGCGGAATTACTGAAAGACTATCTGGCTACCCACATCCACAACAAGCCTCTGGTGATCTCTCTGAATGGCCCCACAGGGGTTGGGAAGAGCCACGTTGGCTGGGTGCTGGCCAAACATTTTCGCTCTGTCATGGACAATGACTTTGTGCTCCAGTACTTTGTGATGCACCACTGCCCCAGCGGGGTGGCTCCCCTGACCTGTGAAATAGATCTGTCTAAGAAGATTTCTGACATGGTTACCAGAGCTGAAATAGAGGAGAAGACCCCAGTGTTTATTCTGGATGAGGTTGAGCTCATGTCCCCCGTCCTGCTGGACACTCTCAGCCGATTCTTTGAACCCAATCAAACCAACGAGTTCCTCAATGCCATCTACATTTTAATAAGCAACCTGGGAGGTGCTGAAATCACAAAGTTCGTTATCCAGAATGCATCcactgagctcctgcagcagcaacggggagctgaagagctgctgagcaTCATCCAGCCAGTCCTGATCAGTGTCCACCCTCTGTGGAAGGCTGCAGACATCATCCCCTTTGTCCTTCTGGAGAAGTCTCATGTCATAAACTGCTTCCTGGAGCAGATGAGGAGGGAAGGGCTCTACCCCGACCAGAAGCACATTGAGAATTTGGCAAATCAGCTCAGTTACTACACTACAGGAGACAAGCAGTACTCCAGGATGGGCTGCAAGCAGGTTGTGGCCAAAGTCAACCTCCTGTAG
- the ANAPC2 gene encoding anaphase-promoting complex subunit 2, translating to MELSAAWHTLSTSLVPPAALGLAAPRPEAAGPLQDAELRAALDVLQCYNLHSVVEEWFIEVLQTDLQANIAPEFWNCISQYENTAEEPQCAALLLDAFSLLKCRLEPYLNSLELLEQWTKAGLLLGTGAQTLQEKVYTMFKAILFFSTTKSFQEMIQQFYSRTFRIYMRQWKKGEDGMNECESSMSETEQESDPEEGGGEGPLCAGCSSKREQCWCPEAMEQFQQLNDILRRLNLLERVSADAVTTILHRMIEERMEQRCRGEYEHSFLSEFQEWIEKVIGWLSRVFLQDGPSAQSSPEASSTLKRWRCHVQRFFYRIYASMRIEELFSIIRDFPESKPAVEDLKFCLERTNQRQQLLSSLKSALEMRLLHPGVNTSDIITLYISAIKALRELDPSMVILEVACEPIRKYLRTREDTVRQIVAGLTGDAEGSGDLANELSKADPVTLENGQESDDDISEPGDWVPDPVDADPGKSSSKRRSSDIISLLVSIYGSKDLFINEYRTLLADRLLHQFNYSAEREIRNVELLKLRFGEAQMHYCEVMLKDMADSRRINANIRDEEEKLPEEERPPFSLVAVILSSEFWPPLKEEKLELPEQVKEAMEAYSKKYEKLKAMRTLNWKYHLGLVSLDVELADRTLSLSVSPVHAAIILHFQTKSTWTLTELSEVLKVPVTSLKRKMTLWLQQGVLREEPEGTFTVIEEEQKDQVEKVVLIDSDEEGDSAMASQADQKEEELQLFWTYIQAMLTNLESLSLERIHSMLKMFVMTGPVVTEIDIQELQGFLQKKVRDQQLIYSGGVYRLPKNCN from the exons ATGGAGCTCTCGGCCGCCTGGCACACGCTCAGCACCTCGCTGGTGCCGCCCGCCGCGCTGGGGCTG GCAGCCCCGAGGCCCGAGGCTGCGGGGCCGCTGCAGGATGCCGAGCTCCGGGCAGCCCTGGACGTGCTGCAGTGCTACAACTTGCACTCCGTCGTGGAGGAGTGGTTCATTGAGGTTCTGCAGACTGACCTGCAGGCGAATATAGCCCCCGAGTTCTGGAACTGCATCAGCCAGTATGAGAACACGGCCGAGGAGCCCCAGTGCGCTGCGCTGCTCCTGGATGCATTCAGTCTGCTCAAGTGCCGCCTGGAGCCCTACCTGAAcagcctggagctcctggagcagtggACTAAGGCAGGcctgctcctggggacaggTGCTCAGACACTACAGGAGAAGGTGTACACCATGTTCAAAGCTATCCTCTTCTTCTCCACGACCAAATCCTTCCAGGAGATGATCCAGCAGTTCTATAGCCGCACGTTCAGGATATACATGCGGCagtggaagaaaggagaagatggAATGAATGAGTGTGAGAGCAGCATGAGTGAGACCGAGCAGGAGAGTGACCCAGAGGAGGGCGGAGGAGAGGGCCCACTctgtgcaggctgcagcagcaagagggagcagtgctggtgccCTGAAGCCATGGAGCAGTTCCAGCAGCTCAATGACATTCT CCGCCGGCTGAATTTGCTGGAGAGGGTGAGCGCCGACGCCGTCACCACCATCTTGCACAGGATGATCGAGGAGAGGATGGAGCAGCGCTGCCGGGGGGAGTACGAGCACTCCTTCCTCAGCGAGTTCCAGGAG TGGATAGAGAAGGTGATTGGGTGGCTCAGCAGGGTGTTCCTGCAGGATGGCCCCTCGGCACAGTCCTCTCCAGAagccagcagcaccctgaaACGCTGGCGCTGCCACGTCCAGAGGTTCTTCTACCGCATCTACGCCAGCATGCGCATTGAGGAGCTCTTCAGCATCATCCGAG ATTTCCCAGAGTCGAAGCCTGCTGTAGAGGACCTCAAGTTCTGCCTGGAAAGGACTaaccagaggcagcagctgctcagctccctgaaAAGTGCTCTGGAAATGAGACTTCTGCACCCTG GAGTCAACACCTCCGACATCATCACTCTGTATATCTCAGCCATCAAGGCCCTGCGGGAGCTGGACCCTTCCATGGTTATCCTGGAGGTTGCCTGTGAGCCCATCAGGAAGTACCTGAG GACTCGGGAGGACACAGTGCGGCAGATTGTGGCCGGTCTCACAGGGGATGCTGAGGGCTCGGGTGACCTGGCAAATGAGCTCTCCAAAGCTGACCCAGTGACCCTGGAGAACGGCCAGGAGAGTGATGATGACATCTCAGAGCCAGGGGACTGGGTTCCTGACCCAGTCGATGCAGATCCAG GGAAATCAAGCTCCAAGCGCCGCTCCTCAGACATCATCAGCCTCCTGGTGAGCATCTACGGCAGCAAGGACCTGTTCATCAATGAGTACCGCACGCTGCTGGCCGACCGCCTGCTGCACCAGTTCAACTACAGTGCTGAGAG GGAAATCCGCAACGtggagctgctgaagctgaGGTTTGGTGAAGCTCAGATGCACTACTGTGAAGTCATGTTGAAA GACATGGCCGACTCGCGGCGCATCAACGCCAACATTCgggatgaggaggagaagctCCCGGAGGAGGAGAGGCCTCCCTTCAGCCTCGTGGCTGTTATCCTGTCCAGTGAGTTCTGGCCACCACTCaaggaggagaagctggagcTTCCAGAGCAGGTCAAGGAAGCCATGGAAGCATATTCCAAGAAGTATGAGAAATTAAAG gcCATGAGGACCCTGAACTGGAAGTACCACCTGGGGCTGGTGAGCCTGGACGTGGAGCTGGCTGACCGCACGCTGTCCCTGTCTGTGTCTCCTGTGCACGCCGCCATCATCCTGCACTTCCAGACCAAGA GTACCTGGACACTGACAGAGCTGAGTGAAGTGCTCAAGGTGCCCGTGACGTCGCTGAAGAGGAAGATGAcgctgtggctgcagcagggagtcCTGCGGGAAGAGCCCGAGGGCACCTTCACCGTCAttgaggaggagcagaaggacCAGGTGGAGAAGGTTGTTCTGATTGACAGTGACGAGGAGGGGGACTCTGCCATGGCCTCACAGGCTGACcagaaggaggaggagctgcag CTGTTCTGGACGTACATCCAGGCCATGCTGACCAACCTGGAGAGCCTGTCCCTGGAGAGGATTCACAGCATGCTCAAGATGTTTGTGATGACCGGCCCCGTGGTCACTGAGATTGAtatccaggagctgcagggattcCTCCAGAAGAAGGTCCGGGACCAGCAGCTCATCTACTCCGGGGGCGTCTATCGCCTGCCCAAGAACTGCAACTAA
- the SSNA1 gene encoding Sjoegren syndrome nuclear autoantigen 1, which translates to MSGTEAALRGHHAALREGLAELRARREELSGRIRAEEAERDRLQARIAALSRRLFDTSESLVGLRSTRAHIDRTIAEMDSASGQILANSQTLLDVLKEEMGDLGRAIEPQSTSLGQRVRQQKHC; encoded by the exons ATGAGCGGCACCGAGGCCGCGCTGCGGGGGCACCACGCGGCGCTGCGGGAGG GGCTGGCGGAGCTCCGCGCCCGGCGGGAGGAGCTGAGCGGGCGGATCCGGGCCGAGGAGGCGGAGCGGGACCGGCTGCAGGCGCGGATTGCGGCGCTCTCCCGGCGCTTGTTCGACACCAGCGAGAGCCTTGTGGGGCTCCGGTCCACCCGAGCCCACATCGACCGCACCATCGCCGAGATGGACTCGGCCTCCGGGCAG aTACTGGCCAATTCTCAGACATTGCTAGATGTCCTGAAGGAGGAAATGGGGGATCTTGGTAGAGCCATTGAGCCACAAAGCACTTCATTAGGACAAAGAGTACGTCAACAAAAGCATTGCTGA